A window of Ignicoccus hospitalis KIN4/I contains these coding sequences:
- the pdo gene encoding protein disulfide oxidoreductase: MSFGMEWTPEARAGLREALADMKGPVEALVFVEEGCEPCEATIEMMQVMKEESPKVNGKPYFDYKVFWRGKDDEAFDKYKVDRVPSVLLLDGYIRYTGIPAGEEVKGFVETVIRISENESGLDEETKEGLKKLKGCYYIENVVTPQCPYCPYAALLINMFAFEAKKQGNPCVVADTVEAYENEDIADKYNVMSVPAIAINGNVEFVGVPYEDDLLAKLFEVEPKGPCEDEVCFVRP, encoded by the coding sequence ATGTCGTTCGGTATGGAGTGGACGCCGGAGGCGAGAGCTGGGCTCAGGGAAGCTCTGGCGGACATGAAAGGTCCGGTGGAGGCCCTAGTCTTCGTAGAGGAAGGCTGTGAGCCGTGCGAGGCTACGATAGAAATGATGCAAGTAATGAAGGAAGAGAGCCCTAAGGTGAACGGGAAGCCCTACTTCGACTACAAAGTCTTCTGGAGGGGGAAGGACGACGAGGCGTTCGACAAGTACAAGGTAGATAGGGTGCCCTCGGTCTTGTTGTTGGACGGCTACATCCGCTACACCGGCATCCCCGCGGGAGAGGAAGTGAAGGGCTTCGTAGAAACCGTAATAAGGATCTCTGAGAATGAGAGCGGCTTGGACGAGGAGACCAAGGAGGGGTTGAAGAAACTCAAGGGCTGTTACTACATCGAGAACGTGGTGACCCCCCAGTGCCCTTATTGCCCCTACGCCGCCTTACTAATTAATATGTTCGCCTTCGAGGCCAAGAAGCAAGGCAACCCGTGCGTGGTGGCAGACACAGTAGAGGCCTACGAGAACGAGGACATAGCTGACAAATACAACGTCATGAGCGTTCCGGCGATAGCGATAAACGGGAACGTGGAGTTCGTGGGAGTCCCCTACGAAGACGACTTGTTAGCCAAGCTGTTCGAGGTAGAGCCCAAGGGGCCTTGTGAGGACGAGGTGTGCTTCGTCAGGCCCTAA
- a CDS encoding 50S ribosomal protein L15e — protein sequence MARGLYHFLREQWKRPFDGEHGELMKQRIIKWRREPAVVRIEKPTRLDRARALGYKAKQGVVVVRVRVRKGGLNRPRPNKGRRPKRMGVYGYAPAKSTRLIAEERAARKYPGLEVLNSYWVAEDGEYEWYEVILVDPHHPAICSDPELKWICEKQHRGRVFRGKTSAGRKMRGLLKSRGLRGTHNYKWKKKEKERKLRKRHEASGKARPLELDVREKPDYHKGTQ from the coding sequence ATGGCCAGAGGCTTGTACCACTTTCTGAGAGAGCAGTGGAAGAGGCCCTTCGACGGCGAGCACGGGGAGTTGATGAAGCAGAGGATCATAAAGTGGAGGAGGGAGCCGGCGGTAGTCAGAATAGAAAAGCCCACCAGGCTCGACCGGGCCAGGGCGCTGGGGTACAAGGCGAAGCAAGGCGTCGTAGTGGTCAGAGTGAGGGTTAGGAAGGGCGGCCTCAACAGGCCCAGGCCTAACAAGGGCAGGAGGCCCAAGAGGATGGGCGTTTACGGCTACGCCCCGGCCAAGAGCACCAGGCTCATAGCCGAGGAGAGGGCGGCTAGGAAGTACCCCGGCTTGGAGGTGCTGAACTCCTACTGGGTGGCGGAGGACGGCGAGTACGAGTGGTACGAGGTAATACTAGTGGACCCCCACCACCCGGCTATATGCAGCGACCCCGAGCTCAAGTGGATATGCGAGAAGCAGCACAGGGGAAGGGTGTTCAGGGGCAAGACCAGCGCCGGAAGGAAGATGAGGGGCTTGCTCAAGAGCAGGGGCCTCAGGGGCACCCACAACTACAAGTGGAAGAAGAAGGAGAAGGAAAGGAAGCTGCGCAAGAGGCACGAGGCCTCCGGGAAGGCGAGGCCGTTGGAGCTGGACGTCAGAGAAAAGCCGGATTACCACAAGGGGACCCAGTGA
- a CDS encoding TldD/PmbA family protein: MEGWNLPSSLPSEGESLELAKKVLELGWKKGVYVEVNVLGASRTSVTASGEEHKVVQGHSWLAGVRVEGSGLAYTTSPEGLVEAFERAYKAYKALGPSKLYELGPLVDRVSQRLERPPWDVDLETKVKDVLDALKEAKGKAVVAYREVYGYKLYASSDGREVLQRLSYSLHAANVTLAEGGNRGNGYWSVASRKGYTTDPRTAVREAVRKAELQLRGKGLEPGLWEVALEPPAIGVMVHEALGHMSEADHVASGSPLKKGETVGPEFLNVSDSPGPEGEWGSIFYDDEGVKPKKVEIVKEGKVNGFLTDRKHAALLGLEPTGNGRQEDPSKPPIPRMRVTYVEPGDWRRDEVLGELKRGVLIVDTSGGNAELDGTFFFMSQEAWYVEGGEPKYPLKPLGIAGNVLEMLKEVKAVGNELAFRPGTCGKWGQSVPVSVGGPLTLTALRLSPPA, from the coding sequence ATGGAGGGGTGGAACTTACCTTCCAGCCTTCCAAGTGAGGGCGAGTCCCTAGAGCTCGCCAAGAAGGTCTTGGAACTGGGGTGGAAGAAGGGCGTATACGTGGAGGTAAACGTCCTCGGGGCCTCTAGGACCTCCGTGACGGCATCGGGGGAAGAGCACAAGGTCGTTCAAGGCCACTCGTGGTTGGCCGGAGTGAGGGTAGAGGGGTCCGGCTTAGCTTACACCACTTCGCCGGAGGGCTTGGTGGAGGCCTTCGAGAGGGCCTACAAGGCCTACAAGGCTTTGGGACCCTCCAAGCTCTACGAGCTGGGCCCCTTGGTGGATAGGGTCAGCCAGAGGCTGGAGCGCCCCCCGTGGGACGTGGACCTCGAGACCAAGGTGAAGGACGTCTTGGACGCGCTCAAGGAGGCCAAGGGGAAGGCAGTGGTTGCCTATAGGGAGGTTTACGGCTACAAGCTGTACGCCTCCTCCGACGGGAGGGAGGTCCTCCAGAGGCTCTCCTACTCCCTCCACGCGGCCAACGTGACCCTGGCGGAGGGAGGGAACAGGGGGAACGGCTACTGGAGCGTCGCCTCGAGGAAGGGCTACACTACTGACCCTCGGACGGCCGTGAGGGAGGCCGTTAGGAAGGCGGAGCTGCAGCTGAGGGGCAAGGGGCTGGAGCCCGGGCTCTGGGAGGTCGCGCTGGAGCCCCCGGCGATAGGGGTTATGGTCCACGAGGCGCTGGGCCACATGTCGGAGGCGGACCACGTGGCCTCTGGCTCCCCGCTCAAGAAGGGGGAGACCGTCGGGCCGGAGTTCTTGAACGTGAGCGACTCCCCGGGGCCCGAGGGGGAGTGGGGCTCCATATTCTACGACGACGAGGGCGTGAAGCCTAAGAAAGTCGAAATAGTCAAGGAAGGGAAGGTCAACGGGTTCTTGACGGACCGCAAGCACGCGGCCCTCTTGGGCCTCGAGCCCACAGGGAACGGGAGACAAGAGGACCCCTCCAAGCCCCCGATACCTAGGATGAGGGTAACTTACGTCGAGCCGGGCGACTGGAGGAGGGACGAGGTGTTGGGAGAGCTTAAGAGAGGAGTCTTGATAGTAGACACCTCCGGGGGTAACGCGGAGCTCGACGGAACGTTCTTCTTCATGAGCCAGGAGGCGTGGTACGTGGAGGGCGGGGAGCCCAAGTACCCGCTCAAGCCCCTAGGGATAGCTGGGAACGTCCTCGAGATGTTAAAGGAAGTGAAGGCGGTGGGCAACGAGTTGGCCTTCAGGCCGGGCACTTGCGGGAAGTGGGGCCAGTCGGTCCCGGTCAGCGTAGGAGGCCCCCTTACCTTAACCGCCCTCCGCCTCTCCCCGCCGGCGTGA
- a CDS encoding creatininase family protein translates to MRVAFLPLGSYEQHGPLPKDLDARIASAVARRLAELLGGEVLPPLYYSCSWEWEDSVSLRVETLASVLRDINFSLKRLGKELVVVNAHGGNSGLVQAVGRQEGFYVVDFWKACGIKVGHCDGAEVSVAKALGMELEVPEYRKGWPEGKVSLPKLPAGCWGFEGGDLDVESCIKEIAEELKNLLFG, encoded by the coding sequence GTGAGGGTCGCTTTCTTACCCCTAGGCTCTTACGAACAACACGGTCCCTTGCCCAAGGACTTAGATGCTAGGATAGCCTCGGCGGTCGCGAGGAGGCTCGCGGAGCTCCTAGGAGGGGAAGTCCTCCCCCCGCTCTACTACTCTTGCAGCTGGGAGTGGGAGGACTCGGTGAGCTTGAGGGTAGAGACCTTGGCCTCGGTCTTGAGGGACATAAATTTCTCATTAAAGAGGTTAGGCAAGGAGCTGGTGGTGGTCAACGCGCACGGCGGCAACTCCGGCTTGGTACAAGCGGTGGGGAGGCAAGAGGGCTTCTACGTAGTCGACTTCTGGAAGGCGTGCGGGATAAAGGTGGGCCACTGCGACGGCGCGGAGGTCTCGGTCGCCAAGGCCTTGGGGATGGAGCTCGAGGTGCCCGAGTACCGGAAGGGGTGGCCCGAGGGCAAGGTGAGCCTCCCCAAGCTCCCCGCAGGTTGCTGGGGCTTCGAGGGCGGAGACCTTGACGTAGAGAGTTGTATTAAAGAGATAGCCGAGGAGCTCAAGAACTTGCTTTTCGGTTAG
- a CDS encoding NAD(P)/FAD-dependent oxidoreductase, which yields MLRLGAPAKRPKGGEFDVVVIGAGPGGLTAAMYAARLGLKTVVLEKDNKPGGRTSLAPVVEDYPGIDKIGGEELAQRFLNQATKFGAQVVFGERVVDADFSKEEMKVVRTHKGREYKAPAVIIATGVSTKGLGVKGEKEYFGKGVSYCVVCDAPFFKGEPMALVGYDDHAMEEAVYMTSLASKVYIVTHGKKIEASESYMSVLRNNPKVEILEGAKVKEIVGDGQKVTGLVVELPDGTTKTLPVRAVFISYGEVPSTEIFKKAGVEVDERGFIKIDPYTRTNVPGVFAVGDVTGIGFQIVIAAGHGATAALEASKYVKRIKRKVAVKQ from the coding sequence GTGCTGAGGCTCGGAGCGCCGGCCAAGAGGCCGAAGGGAGGGGAGTTCGACGTCGTAGTGATAGGCGCGGGTCCCGGAGGGCTGACTGCCGCTATGTACGCTGCCAGGTTGGGGTTGAAGACGGTAGTCTTGGAGAAGGACAACAAGCCGGGGGGTAGGACCTCCCTAGCCCCCGTGGTCGAGGACTACCCCGGCATAGACAAGATAGGCGGCGAGGAGCTGGCCCAACGCTTCTTGAACCAAGCCACCAAGTTCGGGGCTCAAGTGGTGTTCGGGGAAAGGGTCGTGGACGCCGACTTCTCCAAGGAGGAGATGAAGGTGGTGAGGACCCACAAGGGGAGGGAATACAAGGCCCCCGCGGTGATCATAGCGACCGGCGTCTCCACTAAAGGCTTGGGCGTCAAGGGCGAGAAGGAGTACTTCGGCAAGGGCGTGAGCTACTGCGTAGTGTGCGACGCCCCCTTCTTCAAGGGCGAACCCATGGCCTTGGTGGGTTACGACGACCACGCGATGGAGGAGGCGGTCTACATGACCTCCCTCGCCAGCAAGGTATACATAGTAACTCACGGGAAGAAGATCGAAGCCTCCGAGTCTTACATGAGCGTGTTAAGGAACAACCCGAAGGTCGAAATACTTGAAGGAGCTAAGGTGAAGGAGATAGTGGGCGACGGCCAGAAGGTGACCGGGCTGGTGGTGGAGCTGCCGGACGGCACTACCAAGACCTTGCCGGTGAGGGCCGTGTTCATATCTTACGGCGAGGTCCCCAGCACCGAGATATTCAAGAAGGCTGGGGTGGAGGTGGACGAAAGGGGCTTCATAAAGATAGACCCCTACACTAGGACCAACGTGCCCGGAGTCTTCGCGGTGGGCGACGTGACCGGGATAGGCTTCCAGATAGTGATCGCCGCCGGCCACGGGGCCACCGCCGCCTTAGAGGCCTCGAAGTACGTGAAGAGGATCAAGAGGAAGGTAGCGGTCAAACAATAG
- a CDS encoding DUF5591 domain-containing protein: MESLVACLNKKACRAELWRRAKETASKYKDELVNIAESLMNDERINERELDLALKALVVDPQYLHFKGIKVVTPIGFYLAREYDLDTVYATPGEVVLEGDWLFLHPTVKDYHEFLFSYLLDKMGPGEVALITPCSKVKPYRDSFMYKKIESIINKYGNDVWRFVMSEPLVIVPRFFDVYFPSAHYDYPPERVAPEEVPIYVDLVRKALEVIATRFERIVYTLPRKHKRIFEMAAEQANLSANYTPYNVYFFPRLKEAIV, translated from the coding sequence GTGGAAAGCCTAGTCGCTTGCCTCAACAAGAAGGCGTGCAGGGCGGAACTGTGGCGGAGGGCTAAGGAGACAGCATCAAAATACAAGGACGAACTCGTGAATATAGCAGAATCCTTAATGAATGATGAGAGGATAAATGAAAGGGAACTAGACTTAGCCCTCAAGGCGCTGGTAGTGGACCCCCAGTACTTACACTTTAAGGGAATTAAGGTAGTAACTCCCATAGGCTTCTACCTCGCGAGGGAGTACGACCTGGACACGGTGTACGCGACGCCCGGAGAGGTGGTTCTGGAGGGCGACTGGCTCTTCCTACACCCGACCGTCAAGGACTACCACGAGTTCTTGTTCAGCTACTTGTTGGACAAGATGGGCCCGGGGGAAGTGGCCTTAATAACCCCGTGCTCGAAGGTGAAGCCTTACAGGGACAGCTTCATGTACAAGAAGATAGAATCAATAATAAACAAGTACGGCAACGACGTCTGGAGGTTCGTCATGAGTGAGCCCTTAGTTATAGTCCCTAGGTTCTTCGACGTCTACTTCCCCAGCGCCCACTACGACTACCCGCCGGAGAGGGTTGCGCCGGAGGAGGTCCCCATTTACGTTGACTTGGTGAGGAAGGCCCTAGAGGTAATAGCGACGCGGTTCGAGAGGATAGTTTACACGCTCCCGAGGAAACACAAGAGGATATTCGAGATGGCCGCCGAACAGGCCAACTTGAGCGCCAACTACACGCCTTATAATGTCTACTTCTTCCCGCGCTTAAAAGAGGCTATTGTTTGA
- a CDS encoding metal ABC transporter solute-binding protein, Zn/Mn family, whose translation MMRKAFVAALLLAQAVFPLSVVATVKSLAIVVKPVVGEVTYLVPPGASPLFWKPTAAQIEEALRADVFVNTVHWPFERQLAERRGAGNVPEPVPGTPGAALSKLGFAILRLPNGDLNPHGWWLYAPNAFLLMSQVSAHACEVEPSSCAKYVNSFIEELKKSREILEECFAGDKSAVVMLPGEQYIIYNFGVVTKFVVMEKGPASVSGLQMKKGVEALKDADMLVVSDVSSNTPAAKYMIAQAHRLGKPVVKVYLLNPPVETFHEYLKLTCEALSGEK comes from the coding sequence ATGATGAGAAAGGCGTTCGTAGCAGCTCTCTTACTTGCCCAAGCGGTTTTTCCGTTGAGCGTGGTAGCCACAGTGAAGTCGCTAGCAATTGTAGTGAAGCCCGTGGTAGGTGAGGTGACTTACCTGGTCCCCCCGGGGGCCTCGCCGCTGTTCTGGAAGCCCACCGCCGCTCAAATAGAGGAAGCGCTTCGAGCGGACGTGTTCGTCAACACGGTCCACTGGCCCTTCGAGAGGCAGTTGGCCGAGAGGAGGGGCGCCGGCAACGTTCCCGAGCCGGTGCCCGGCACTCCCGGGGCCGCCTTAAGCAAGCTTGGCTTCGCGATATTAAGGCTACCCAACGGGGACTTGAACCCCCACGGTTGGTGGCTCTACGCCCCTAACGCGTTCTTGCTGATGTCCCAAGTGAGCGCCCACGCGTGCGAGGTTGAGCCGAGCTCCTGTGCCAAGTACGTTAACTCCTTCATAGAGGAACTTAAGAAATCCAGAGAAATCCTAGAGGAGTGTTTCGCCGGGGACAAGAGCGCGGTCGTGATGTTGCCCGGTGAACAGTACATAATCTACAACTTCGGCGTCGTCACGAAGTTCGTAGTGATGGAGAAGGGGCCTGCCTCCGTCAGCGGGCTGCAAATGAAGAAGGGCGTGGAAGCGCTCAAAGACGCTGACATGCTGGTGGTCTCTGACGTCAGCTCCAATACGCCGGCCGCCAAGTACATGATAGCCCAAGCGCACAGGCTGGGCAAGCCGGTAGTGAAGGTGTACTTGCTGAACCCCCCCGTAGAGACCTTCCATGAATACTTAAAGCTCACGTGCGAAGCGCTGAGCGGAGAGAAATGA
- a CDS encoding NUDIX domain-containing protein, which produces MECCPVLTVDVVVFHEGKVLLVKRGAEPFKGKWALPGGRVECGERVEEAALRELKEETGIEAELVTLVSVYSDPNRDPRGHYVSVAFLAAPKGNLEPKASTDAAEAKWFELSEVPWEDLAFDHAEILKDALKMLLHLGKSP; this is translated from the coding sequence TTGGAGTGCTGCCCGGTGCTCACGGTGGACGTGGTAGTATTTCACGAAGGAAAGGTCTTGCTCGTTAAGAGGGGGGCCGAGCCCTTCAAGGGCAAGTGGGCCTTGCCCGGGGGCAGGGTGGAGTGCGGAGAGCGCGTGGAGGAAGCGGCCCTGAGAGAGCTCAAGGAGGAGACCGGGATAGAGGCTGAACTGGTAACTTTAGTGTCGGTCTACTCCGACCCCAACAGAGACCCGAGGGGGCACTACGTCAGCGTGGCCTTCTTGGCCGCGCCGAAGGGCAACTTAGAGCCCAAAGCGTCTACGGACGCAGCGGAGGCCAAGTGGTTCGAGCTGTCGGAGGTACCTTGGGAGGACCTGGCCTTCGACCATGCAGAAATACTTAAAGACGCCCTCAAGATGCTCCTTCACCTGGGCAAATCTCCATGA
- a CDS encoding amidase family protein, which produces MESLERLYDALERDELNAFITLRPREEVLREARSLLERGLRPKPVTIKDNISTKGIRTTAGSLMLKDYVPPFDATVIKRLKERGYVIVGKTNMDEFGMGSTGENSAFGPTKNPLDPAKVPGGSSSGAGAAARRYSLPGLGSDTGGSVRAPAAWCSAFGLKPTYGAVSRYGLIPYADSLEQISPIGPTVKSVEELLDVIAGYDEMDGTTVKRELRVKGCSEKGVEGLKLFVPSNALEYVDNDVKAEFNAALRKLSSEGAEVEEGQLPELEAALPAYYTIAMAEASSNLSRYDGIRYGLRDEDLPPITENFYEYVSEVRGKYFGWEVKRRIVAGATVLSAGYSEELYLKALKARRKISERIYEITEERLIVTPTMPVKPPSLASARSPKELFAMDVLTVFANLAGVPAGSAPVGEGVGLQVVGPRWGECEVLRVMGTFERKVDAPWL; this is translated from the coding sequence TTGGAGAGCTTGGAGAGGCTTTACGACGCGCTGGAGCGCGACGAGCTCAACGCTTTCATAACCTTGCGCCCCCGCGAGGAAGTCCTCAGAGAGGCGAGGTCCCTGCTGGAGAGGGGCCTGAGGCCAAAGCCCGTCACGATCAAGGACAACATAAGCACGAAGGGAATTAGGACCACCGCGGGCTCCTTAATGCTGAAGGATTACGTACCTCCCTTCGACGCGACCGTAATTAAGAGGTTAAAGGAGAGAGGCTACGTAATAGTAGGAAAGACCAACATGGACGAGTTCGGAATGGGCAGCACCGGTGAGAACAGCGCCTTCGGGCCCACCAAGAACCCCTTGGACCCGGCCAAAGTGCCGGGGGGCTCTTCCTCGGGGGCCGGCGCGGCCGCTAGGAGGTACTCCCTCCCGGGGCTGGGGAGCGACACGGGGGGCTCAGTAAGGGCTCCGGCGGCTTGGTGCTCCGCCTTCGGCTTGAAGCCCACCTACGGGGCGGTCTCGCGTTACGGGCTTATCCCCTACGCGGACTCGCTCGAGCAGATCTCCCCCATAGGCCCCACCGTCAAGAGCGTCGAGGAGCTCTTGGACGTTATAGCCGGTTACGACGAGATGGACGGGACGACCGTGAAACGGGAGCTGCGTGTGAAGGGCTGTAGCGAGAAGGGGGTGGAGGGCCTAAAGCTCTTCGTCCCGTCTAACGCTCTGGAATACGTCGATAACGACGTCAAAGCTGAGTTCAACGCCGCCTTGAGGAAGTTGAGCTCCGAGGGGGCAGAAGTAGAGGAGGGCCAGCTGCCCGAGCTCGAGGCCGCCTTGCCGGCGTACTACACAATAGCTATGGCGGAGGCGTCCAGCAACCTGTCCCGGTACGACGGCATAAGGTACGGCCTAAGGGACGAAGACCTCCCGCCCATAACTGAGAACTTCTACGAGTACGTCTCGGAGGTACGCGGGAAGTACTTCGGCTGGGAGGTGAAGAGGAGGATAGTCGCCGGCGCGACGGTGCTCTCCGCCGGTTACAGCGAGGAGCTGTACTTGAAGGCTTTGAAGGCTAGGAGGAAGATAAGCGAACGCATATACGAGATAACCGAGGAAAGGCTCATAGTTACCCCCACCATGCCGGTCAAGCCGCCTAGCCTGGCCTCGGCCAGGTCGCCCAAGGAGCTCTTCGCAATGGACGTCTTAACGGTCTTCGCCAACCTCGCGGGCGTGCCCGCGGGGAGCGCGCCGGTGGGCGAGGGAGTGGGCCTCCAAGTGGTGGGACCGAGGTGGGGCGAGTGCGAGGTGTTGAGGGTTATGGGGACCTTCGAGAGGAAGGTTGACGCGCCGTGGCTTTAG
- a CDS encoding DUF2208 domain-containing protein, whose translation MEGFAYGKKTLLISLLSTTAFAAVLSFFPQYYVYLILAYFVIMPIIMVKFMSKQIKEMRAPGSGKTLMEEDAKELFDKDPQGDIILKAQMKQNALGMVPFLILIALAFTLWPAILHLEEPWLRFIAIFAYFESYTLLNYFLNKYNLKNMKKVPRPVYQYKVTDKGIQIKPFGGITFPLKGYSIKLVKESSAVDLVSKEDGKPSYRLYAKEPERLYDVLRRLGGVEEA comes from the coding sequence TTGGAGGGCTTCGCCTACGGGAAAAAGACGTTATTAATTTCCTTACTCAGCACCACGGCGTTCGCAGCGGTCCTATCCTTTTTCCCCCAGTACTACGTCTACTTAATACTGGCATACTTCGTAATAATGCCAATTATAATGGTAAAGTTTATGTCAAAGCAGATCAAGGAGATGAGGGCCCCGGGGAGCGGCAAGACCCTAATGGAGGAGGACGCCAAGGAGCTCTTCGACAAGGACCCCCAAGGAGACATAATACTGAAGGCGCAGATGAAGCAGAACGCGCTAGGGATGGTACCATTCCTAATATTAATAGCTCTAGCTTTCACTTTGTGGCCAGCCATACTGCATTTGGAAGAGCCTTGGCTCCGCTTTATAGCAATATTCGCTTACTTCGAGAGCTACACCCTGCTGAACTACTTCTTGAACAAGTATAACTTAAAGAATATGAAGAAGGTGCCGAGACCCGTGTATCAATACAAGGTAACGGATAAGGGTATCCAAATCAAGCCCTTCGGCGGCATAACCTTCCCGCTCAAAGGGTATTCGATAAAGTTGGTCAAGGAGAGCAGCGCAGTTGACTTGGTGTCTAAGGAGGACGGCAAGCCCAGCTACCGGCTCTACGCTAAGGAGCCCGAAAGGCTTTACGACGTCTTGCGGAGGCTAGGCGGGGTTGAAGAAGCTTAA
- a CDS encoding 16S rRNA methyltransferase, translating to MKKLKVILLESPLELAPPSWPYGPLIDKRYHYHKLSAFTRKWKRGRPDIVHTTLLVLLDSLLNANGSLEVYVHTLDGKVYYVSPEERLPKHYDAFKQIMAQLLQRGKVPPEGEPLMWLAYESLSDFVKEHGKIILLWEKGEPRRFKEIASEALETGAPVGIGAFPRGDFEKSTLRKSAKRYSVFGGRPLKAWTVAYKLVCAAEELLGLE from the coding sequence TTGAAGAAGCTTAAGGTCATACTGCTCGAGTCCCCCCTAGAGCTGGCGCCTCCCTCTTGGCCCTACGGGCCGCTGATAGACAAGAGGTACCACTACCACAAGCTCTCCGCCTTTACGAGGAAGTGGAAGAGGGGGAGGCCGGACATAGTCCACACGACGCTGCTGGTCTTACTGGACTCGCTGTTAAACGCCAACGGCAGCTTGGAAGTGTACGTACATACCTTAGACGGCAAGGTTTACTACGTGAGCCCCGAGGAGAGGCTCCCCAAGCACTACGACGCCTTCAAGCAGATAATGGCCCAGCTCCTCCAGCGAGGCAAGGTCCCTCCCGAGGGGGAGCCGCTCATGTGGCTCGCGTACGAGAGCCTCTCGGACTTCGTGAAGGAACACGGAAAAATCATCCTGCTGTGGGAAAAGGGAGAGCCGAGGAGGTTCAAGGAAATAGCCTCAGAAGCCTTGGAGACCGGGGCCCCCGTGGGCATAGGCGCCTTCCCGAGGGGAGATTTCGAGAAGAGTACCTTGAGGAAGTCCGCTAAGAGGTACTCCGTGTTCGGCGGGAGGCCGTTGAAGGCTTGGACCGTAGCCTATAAGTTGGTGTGCGCAGCCGAAGAGCTCCTAGGGCTGGAATAA
- a CDS encoding gamma-glutamylcyclotransferase family protein has protein sequence MAYLFVYGTLMRGCPLHDALKEAGATFASLAVTADRHALYEVRSGNERYPAMLLGGGEHYVAGELYLIPEEGLDKLDVLEGVVEGEYKREKVRVKREDTGQVVEAYAYVIDPEFLEKLILEGRAKLVTSLEGDLVRWKC, from the coding sequence GTGGCCTACTTGTTCGTCTACGGCACGCTCATGCGCGGCTGCCCGCTTCACGACGCGCTCAAGGAGGCGGGCGCGACGTTCGCCTCCCTCGCGGTCACCGCGGACCGCCACGCGCTCTACGAGGTTAGGTCCGGCAACGAGCGCTACCCGGCGATGTTGTTGGGCGGGGGAGAGCACTACGTTGCTGGGGAGCTCTACTTGATCCCCGAGGAGGGCTTGGATAAGTTGGACGTACTCGAAGGCGTCGTCGAGGGCGAGTACAAGAGGGAGAAGGTCAGAGTGAAGAGGGAGGACACGGGCCAAGTGGTGGAGGCTTACGCTTACGTGATAGATCCAGAGTTCCTCGAGAAGCTGATTTTGGAGGGGAGGGCGAAGTTGGTCACGTCCCTAGAAGGGGACTTAGTGCGCTGGAAGTGCTAA
- the crcB gene encoding fluoride efflux transporter CrcB encodes MKALVWVAVGGALGAIVRYFFYKFVPQVYDFPLATFLVNVVASFLLGFIIGAFEAKPWGQQLKLALATGFCGALSTFSTFAADNYILLRSSKYITAFVYTAVSVGLGIVSVALGEDLAQRLLK; translated from the coding sequence TTGAAGGCGCTGGTCTGGGTCGCCGTAGGGGGCGCTCTGGGAGCCATAGTGAGGTACTTCTTCTACAAGTTCGTCCCCCAGGTCTATGACTTCCCCCTAGCCACCTTTTTGGTAAACGTAGTTGCGAGCTTTTTGCTCGGCTTCATTATCGGCGCGTTCGAGGCCAAGCCTTGGGGACAGCAGCTGAAGCTCGCCCTCGCCACAGGCTTCTGCGGGGCGTTGAGCACCTTCTCCACCTTCGCTGCTGATAACTACATCTTATTGAGGAGTTCCAAGTACATAACTGCCTTCGTTTACACTGCGGTCAGCGTGGGCTTGGGCATAGTCTCGGTCGCTCTGGGGGAGGACTTGGCTCAGCGCTTGCTCAAGTAG
- a CDS encoding DUF2192 domain-containing protein: MVHRKRVEVVTDLIAEALEEGWDRERLKKEMYKRYEEHGISPLRGIALPPDILDKELATVYVISKYGLGLDEELRDLLEFERKLERAAEAILEKGKDAREQVTSELGPIDSNLLSRIFRVVFTSVVLGFKDEEELIRLLHRALETFPDMENTIRKYARFYVAFRVAEAIAKGEVRSRMEKEALKQSLALRVGLPKVIPDDNYIYKIAKEVFKIPEERLRKVLKVKEG; the protein is encoded by the coding sequence GTGGTCCACCGGAAGCGCGTGGAGGTCGTGACCGACTTGATAGCGGAGGCTTTGGAGGAGGGCTGGGACAGGGAAAGGCTCAAGAAGGAGATGTACAAGAGGTACGAAGAACACGGCATATCTCCCCTGAGGGGCATCGCCCTCCCCCCAGACATATTGGACAAAGAACTGGCCACTGTGTACGTGATATCCAAGTACGGCTTAGGTCTGGACGAGGAGTTGCGAGACCTGTTAGAGTTCGAGAGGAAGCTCGAGAGGGCTGCGGAAGCTATCCTCGAGAAGGGTAAGGACGCGAGGGAGCAAGTGACCTCGGAGCTCGGGCCTATAGACAGCAACTTGCTCTCCAGGATATTCAGAGTGGTCTTCACTTCAGTAGTGCTCGGGTTCAAAGACGAAGAGGAGCTCATAAGGCTCTTGCACAGAGCGTTGGAAACGTTCCCCGACATGGAGAATACGATAAGGAAGTACGCCAGGTTCTACGTAGCCTTTAGGGTTGCAGAAGCTATAGCGAAAGGGGAAGTTAGGAGTAGGATGGAAAAGGAGGCCTTGAAACAGTCCTTAGCGTTGAGAGTCGGGCTTCCAAAAGTAATTCCGGACGACAACTACATCTACAAGATAGCGAAAGAAGTCTTCAAAATCCCCGAGGAGAGGCTCCGTAAGGTCCTCAAGGTCAAGGAGGGGTGA